GAGCAATTTAAAGATAGGTACGATAAATTTTTAAAAAAACAAGAATTAGAGAGAGATAAACTTAAAAGTAAATATAATGTTTCCGAGGAGCAATTTAAAGCTAGGTACGAAAAACTTTTAATAAAACAGGAATCAGAGAGAAATACTTTTCATAAAAAAGAAGATGAAACAGATGAAGAATTTAAAATTAGATACGATAATTTATTAGAAGAATTTACAGAAAAACTCCGCTCAGAGAGTAAAAGACTTTGTGAAGCCATACGTAACTGTATTGGCAAAGAGCTAACCATCGAAATTTGGTATATTAATGAGTCAACACGGGATGCACTTATAAAAGCAATATGGTATTGCCTGGGGTTGAAGACAGCGACAACGGGTATTCATAATTTCCCAGATATAGATTTGACTGTAACTATACGCACGCAAGAAATAGGTAAATTAGCAGAACGTTTAGCTTTATCTACAGATAAAACAAAAAAACCAACTTCCAAACAACGAGAAGAAGCTATTAAGAGTAGAAAAGCTGAAGTAGCAAAAACTGTTAATCAAATGCAACCTGTCACAGGGAAAGTAGGGGTATTAGTTGAACTTTATGGCGAAAACCATTGGAAACCTGAATGGACAGACCCCCTAGCAGCTATTCGCTTAGGCTTTGTTCAAGAGAAAATTGACAGGGTATCTAAGTTTCTTGTCCCTGAACATGAGGAATTAAAAAAGGAATATGAAAAGACAGCAAAAGATAAAGGAAGAGAGTTAAACAGGCACGAACAGAATGAAATTAATAGATTACAAGAAGAGCTACCACAGAAAGCCATAACATCTTTTTTAGACCTACTCCGGTCGCTGGGAGTACAGATAGCTCCACCTCGTATAGTTATTCCATCAGCAATTCTTCCTGAACCTCTTACTTATGTAGGTTTATGGTTGGTTAATCGCACTTCTAAAACCAGCGCGCATGGGAAACAACAACTCATCCCAGTTATGGTGAAAATGCGTTCTGACTCTCAAACAATTGAAGCTACTTTTAACGGTCTATCTGATTGGATACCCTACGATGAAGCTTTAAGAAAGATAAACTCAAAAGGAACATCTATTACAGGAGATAACAACGAGTTAAAAAAGGAGATAAAAGGATTTATCAAACGAATGCTGCAAACCAAAGAGTTAAGGGGTAAAGATACATTACTACTCTGTGATGCTCAAAATATCCGAAGGTATTGGACATGGCTACAAGATACACAAATATCTCAAGATGGGATAGTTTTTGGCACTGAATCTCCTCAAATGATGTCAAAACTTCGCGTAGTTCGGGTACGCCAAGATGGAGAAACTCCAGAATGGTATGCTCTGCATGATCAAGAGAAACAGAAGGTGAAGTTGTTTGATAATTTGCTGGAACTTGAACAAATAAGTGTAGCGACAGAGGGACTATTTAATACGAACAGCAATGAACGTATATTTCTTAGTATTGGGCAAAAGTCTAATACAATGCCAAAGGAAAAACGAGATTTCAGTAAATTGGATAAACCTCAACTCCACTGGTCAAACCCTGCAATACTTGAGTTAGTAGTGGCTTGCATACAACCAAAAGATGAACCTTGGCATTGGGCAGTATTGACGCATGAATTGCGTCGGATGGCATTGCAATACAAAGACACCTTAGCTCGTCCAATTGTTCTTCACCTAGCAGCGCAGATGGGAGATTATGTTTTGATGGTGGATGAAGATTCTTCAGAAGACGAATAAATGTCATCTCATAGCTTGATCAAAGCAAAAACATGGGCTTGAGTAAGCCCAAAACAAGGGTAGCTGTCGCCAGAGCCAGCTGCTCAAAATTGATATCACTCACTGATAGCAATGATTTATCAACCAGGGGTATAGAAGCAAGTACAGACGATTTTGATAGCAGTATTGCTATCAACTATTGTCATCCCTACCTCTGCTCAACACACCCTGGAACACCCTAACCCCAAAAGATGGATGATGGTGTTCGTTACTGTCACCTCTCTGCTCTTTGACCGTCAGATCACGTACTGACTCGTCAATCCTTACACTTTTATCGAAGAAAATTTCTCCCTATCACCCTCTTCAATTGTCAATTATCTGACAAATACTTTTCAAACTCCTCCCTCACCTGTGTCAGGACATAGTGCGACAATACATTTTTTCGCACCACTGAGAGTAATAAACACCTTGATTCAACTAAGATGGAAAGCAGAGGTGCAGAGATGCAGGGGAGCAGGGGAGATGGAAAGAGAAGCAATTAAGAATCACAAAGATTTAAGGGTTTATCAAACAGCTTTTGATGCTGCGATGAAAATATTTGAGGTGTCTAAAAAGTTTCTTGTTGAGGAACGATATTCACTGACTGACCAAATTCGTCGGTCGTCGCGGTCTGTATGTGCCAATTTTGCAGAAGCATGGCGAAAACGTCGATACGAAGCGGCATTTGTTGCCAAGCTGAATGATTGTGAGGCTGAAGCGGCTGAAACTCAGACTTGGATTGAATTTGCTGTTAAATGCAATTACATAAATGTTGAAATTGGTAGAGAACTTTATGGTACTTACAACCGCGTTTTATCTGGTTTGGTGACTATGATTAACAACCCAACACCTTGGTTGATAAAGCGTTAAACCTCCCTTGCCTCCCCTGCTCCCCCTGCTTCCCCTGCCCCCCCTGCTAAAACCATGACACCGATCCACCCTGAAAATCTTAGTGTTCTAGAAAATTCACTGGCGTTAGCGATCGGCGAGGACTTTTCTTTAGAGAATGACCCCGATGTAATTGGGCAGTTGATTGGAGATAAGCGATCGCTCAACACCAAGCGCGAATACCAGAAAGACCTGAAAGATTTTTTCTTATTCGTTGCCAAAAAAGAACCCAGCCGCGACTTAGTTCTAGAGTTTCTGCACCTGGAACAGCGTCACGCGGTTGCTGTGGTTCTTAAGTACAAAGCGCACCTGATCAAGAAAAAGCTGGCTGAAGCTACGGTGAACCGTCGCCTTAGTGCTATCAAGTCAATGGTGGAGATGGGGCGACGGCTGGGAGTTTGCAATTTCCATGTCGATGATGTCAAAGGTGAAAGGGTCGAAACCTACCGGGACACTACAGGTATTTCCGCTACTGACTATGCCCAAGTTATAGCACTGGTTGACCAGAACACCCTTAAGGGCAAGCGTGACTATGCCATTCTGCGGTTACTTTGGGATAATGGCTTGCGCCGCAATGAGATAGTCAACTTAAATGTGAGTGATTTTAACCCCAAGGAGAAAACGCTTTTTATTCTGGGTAAGGGCAAGGGTAGCCAGAAGGATATTCTTGACCTATCGGATAAAACTGCATTGGCGATCGCCGACTGGATTAAGGCAAGTAAGAAAAAACGTGGTGATAATCCGCTTTTTACTGTGCTGGCCTATCACAAAAATGGAGCAAGATTAACCGGGGAGGCAATGAGGCGATTGGTGGATGGGTTATGTAAGGAAGCCGGAATTACTAAGAAGATGTCACCCCATCGCATCCGCCACAGTGCGATTACTACAGTTTTGGATCTCAATAATGGCAACTATCGTGCTACCCAGCGATTCAGCAGACACGCCCAAGTGCAGACGGTATTGAAATATGATGATAACCGCCAGCGTTTACAAAAGCAGATGAGTGACTCAATATCAGAACTTATTTAGTAAATATCTAAAAATTTAGATATTGTCAATTTGAAAATTTCGAGGATTTCTCAGAAGAAAATGATTGTCAACTTTGACTAAATCACCTGTGCAGTGAATCCGTAAACGTTCCTGGTAAGCTTTAATAGCTAAGATATAATCATGGTCAGCAAGCGAGGTTTTAATCTCTTGCAATCTCTCAAAAATTGTCCCAAATAAAGTAATCTCTCCACTCAATTTATCAATAGAAGGAGTAGCAATTTGCATGACTACACCTTGTACATGGAAATTGGGATAATTAGTAATAAATTCGCTTAATATATCAACTTGGTCACGATTTTCTACTGCTGATAATGTTTTCAATATATCGCTGATTCTTTCAGCATAATCTCCTAAATTATGTTCTAGAGGTAGTAAGATTTCATATTCAGGAGCCGCATCTTTTTTTAGTCGCCAAATTGAACCAGCATCATTATAAATACGTCCTGTCTCGTGCCAGCCTGTTGCTTGCAAGTGTGCCTGTATCACTTCAGGGTTAACGGTTTTGAGGATTTGACTGTCTTTAATAGTAACTTTCATGGCAATCCTCCAAAACTAATACGTTGAATGATGGCTTGGAGTGCATCAGGTGTCAACTGATTACTACGGGGTATTTCAATAGTAACATTGGTTGTGTTTTCGGTGTCTGGCATCCCGCGCAAGGATATCCAGTAAGCACAATATCGAAGACATAGTTCTTCTTCTGTTTGTTTTATCCAATCTGTTATTTTTTCGGGAACTAAAACAACTACTAAGATTCGAGGGACAAGAGCATTGATTTTTAAATCATTATAATTTTTGAGATTGAGGGGATATTTAATATAGTTTTCCTCAAGAATCTCTCTGGCTGTACATTTTAGTTGTAGTTCTAGTCTAGGAGAAAGGATTTTACCTGTGCCACCTCTGCTAACTATGCCTAAATCTACGCTGTCGTTATCAACTTCTGGTCTATATAAAGAATAACCTGCAACGGCGGCGATGGCTCTAACATAGGTGATACTAAATTGTTCTTTTTGTTGATTAATATCCATTAACTTAGAAATTACAACGGGCAGCTTAATGCTTTTATTTCAGTTAATTTAATCATACGGGTCATCTTGAAATAGTTAACTGTAACGCTTGCATTTGTGGAAAATCGCGCTGAATAATTTCGATAGCTTTTGTTTGACTTTCTTGAGAGTTAACAATCAGTTGTGCAGTACCATCACCCTGAGAACCAACGCCTTTTCCTCCAAAGATGTAAGGAAAAAGAGGCTCGTGATTTAGAAGGAGATGCAGCTTCTTTGCAGTTAATTCTTCTGGACAAGCCGGAACTACGTACTGATCAAATTCAGCTTGGGCTTTTGTCATTAAAGCCCCAAGAAGTTGGGCATCTCCGAGTTGTATGGCTTCAACTGCCGTTTGGGTAATTTCCGCGCTAATGGAACCCAAATATTTTTGAACATTTTCCCCTATTGGATTAGTAGCTACTGGATAACACTCATTCAATCGTCTGAGTATTTCTTGTGTGTCCTTGCTGCTTCCGAGATCCACAATTACAAAAAACAAATCTTTGCTAACTGTAAGCTCTCTGATGTTGATTTGTTCCCCATCAAATATCATCAAGATTGGGCGATTTCCATAAGCACAAGCCTGATCCATCCGACCACAAAGACTAGGGGTGGTTCTTTCTCCTTGGTATGCCAACTCCATTTCTTCCCGAATTGTCATCTTCAAGTCGTACAGACGATTAAATGCTCTCGCCATGAGAACGCAAAAAGCAGCACTTGAAGATAATCCCTTTTGGATGGGTAAGTCGGTTAGATAATTATCAACTTCAAGTCCACCAACACCATAATGAGTAAGAAATTGATAAGCTGTACCAGCAGCATAACTAAAAAAACCGCCCTTTTGAGCCACGCATAAAAGGGTATGAGATTCCATAGGTAATCTGAGCGGTTCATAATGCCTACCATCGTTGAGACAAGGACGAATAATTAACTCAGTTGAATTAGGTTTGATATCGGCATAAATTCCTTGATTAGTACCAACAATTAAGGTATAGCCCTTTTCGATCTTAGGGTTAATCCGCCGATATTCTCCTGCCCAATCGCTGTGTTCTCCAAATAAACAAAGACGACCTGGAACAAAAATTCTCATTTTCAGTTTCCTGTTGTTAATCGGGGTATATGCTATCCTGATTAACTTCAATCAACAAGTGAACAAGAGGATGTTGCCAGTTGAGATAGCTGCAACATGAGCAAATCTTATTGGCGCAGACTAGACCTAACTCCCGCTACCCGTCTCATTAAGCATAAGTGCTTACAGATAATGTAGCTTTCCAATAACGTTCATCATACTCTGCTAGAGAGTAGCATCAATGAAAACATTCATTCAGAAACAAAATACTTCTTGCGGAAGTTGTCATGTGTTAATTAGTAAAGATAATCATATTTCCGCAGCAGACGCTTGACTAACCTTCGTAGATTAGTCTTAACACTCTCTTTCACAGTACAGTCATTGGTGACTTTGCTGCGGATTGTTTGCACACTTGTCAGAGACGCTCGCCTATTATTCGGTTTAATTAAAGTGGAGAATTACTATGTGCATCTATAGTGAAATTCTCTACAGAATTTTGTTTACACTTATCTAGGATGAATGTGTCGTCTAGTTCCCCAGCCTGGATTGATAATGGCTGCCAAATCTTCATCTGATAATTTGCTAATTTCTCTCTCTAGTTCTTCCTTTGAGAAGTCATAGCCACTCTCTTGAGCAATCTTAATAAAGGCTTCTGGGTTCTCTGTTGCTTTTAGTCTTTGTTTTAATGCTTGATTTTCCTTCACCGCCTTTAAAAGTTGGGCAGCATTTTGCTGTGTCATGATAATCTTTCCTGTATTAAATATCAGATTTAAAGGTAGAGCCGGTGCAATTAAAAACAACACCTTAATCTATCTTTATTACTCTATTCTTAACTTGCACGATTTTTATTTATTAGTCTTGTACCATTAGAAAGAACAAATGTGAATCCAAAAGCTGATGTTGATACTATCACCAGAAAATCCTAAAAATTCTTATAGTAGCCACGACCGGGCAATACGCCTGAGCAGTAATGGCTCTCAATTACCTTGCTATTACTTAGCTTGTGACAACCCTGGGTAAGAAATTAATTACTAAGTTTCTTAGTCTGAGGTTTTTGAAAGCCGCATCTCATAACTACCCCAATTCTTGTAAAATCTCCTCAACAGTTGTCTTTAGCTGGGGCAAATTCTGCTCAACCACGCCCAAAACTCGATTTAGTGTTAAGCCGAGATATGGATTCAGATGATTAAACACCATGAGCAAACAATATAAAATCTATCTTGACGCTTGTTGTTTGAATCGTCCGTTTGATGACCAGACACAATCCCGTATTTATTTAGAAGCACAGGCAGTTCTGACAATTCTGAATCAATGTCAATTAGCGACTTGGAAACTTATTAACAGCAGTGCTTTAATCGCCGAATTAAACCAAACACCTAATTTAGAAAGACTACAAAACGTCAAAAAACTACTCGACATTGCTAAAATCAAAGTTATTAATAGTGCCTTCATTGAAAATCGAGCCGCCGAACTCCAAAAATTAGGATTCTCTAGTTATGATGCCGCCCACATCGCCAGCGCAGAAAGAAGTCAGGCTGATGTATTTCTCACAACAGATGACAGACTCTTCAAAAAAGCTCAAAAAAACTCTCAATTAATTAACGTTTTGATTAATAATCCCGTTCAATGGCTGGCATTCGTAATACAAGCCGAGGAAAGCAATGATGAAAACCCAAAATGAAATTATCAAACAGGGCTACGATGCTTTAATCAATTCTTTGGGAATTGCCGATACTATTCGGTTTATTCAATATTTTAGTCCCGGTAAAGGAGACTACACCAAAGAACGTCATCAGTGGCTAGATGAAAAAACTTTGGCGGATGTGTTGGTAGAGATCAAAGAATTATCTGAAGACGACACCAATCAATATGACGAAATTATTGAGTAGCGAAGTTTAGTTAGGGTGCGTTCAAAATGGAAACAAAGAAGTTGCAATCTCACTGCTTTGCCACATTCTCCACCATTTTGAATATTCAAACTTTCAGCTTTTTGCGTACCTGAAATTGCAAAGTGATTGGTATGACGGTGTAGTATTTCTAGTGCGTTGGGTGTCCCATGTCTACCAGAAAGTCCACAAAGCTATCACTCACAGATAATTCTCACGCCGAAACACAAACAAATTCCCAGTTGCACCTCGCCCTACTCTCATTTCTTCGTCTAAGTAAGAAGTTATCCATACAGCCTCATTCCGTAGGAATTCCAGGACTGGGATTTTCAACTCAGGTAAATTCCAACCCGACAACCCCAAGGGTTTTGTTGCTTGTACAGAAAATGAGCTAAAGCTTACCTTGGCGGTTTGCTCATCTGTAGCCCATATCCATACTCCATCAGCTTGCACTTTCCACTCTCCTAGCAGTGGTAAGTCAAAATTGGCACTGTTAGAAGCCAAGATATTTCCGGCATCGCTTGCAACCAACTTTTGCCACACCCGTTTGATTTTAATTCCTCCCCCAAAATTTGGTAGTGATGCAAGGGGGCGTGTAACTACTGTACCCCTGGAGGCGTACAACAATTGCCAGTCCCCAAGTAGCAAAGGGAGATGCTTGGGATTAAGTGGGTGTTCTGTTGGATTGAGACTCTCCAACTGCCGCACAATTTCATCTATTGATTCTTCTGTTGATGGAAATAAGGCTTGCTGCAACCCTAATACTTCTACTCGTTGCAGTAGTTCGGTTTTTAAGGAAAGTCTTGTTGCGTCATCCTTGATCATTTGACAATTTAAGTATTCAGATTTTTGGGTATTCAGATTTTTAAGTACGCAAAAACTCAACTACGCGATTTCAGCCACTCGTCTAGAAGTTCTTGAATTAACTCGCTAAACTCCTGCTTTTGAGCATTTTGACTTTCTTTAAGTAGTTCAATTTTGACTGCTGTGTGTGTGTCTTTGCGGATGTAAGCAGTTACCTGTTCGTAATTGGAGTCAGAGCGTTTGCCTTTTGGTCGTCCCCGTTTTGCTTCAGTTTGAGGTTCAGTAACTGTTTTGGGCTGTAAATTTTGGAACTGTCGCGC
Above is a window of Nostoc sp. TCL26-01 DNA encoding:
- a CDS encoding pPIWI_RE module domain-containing protein, with protein sequence MSSPKYNKVRLCAFRLKHNLPAKNFYALKFPETVKDSLKNLVAERDSRPKDKVGIPITSLNEALRASIPGLIYIGKIWDKNWLYSLVEIPIDKLSVIFSHWLDTEFPDEHPNKRKKGITFDQRQAVMQQLSNPNNFKWEMVTLETELWKKYANGTANITENADGFILLPDILATQLSDPNLKFKLSDETIQFYRCAPIEGAGAELISWPPLSYTENKHTYYYSIVLTLKVQTVPFQPYPQLQCDMSIRRWCSRNDTGLLPGQASSVYIRTKLQWGEGLNPYGYTEYFQVAPLVWKGEPKWNNNLAGLLAQFNPLPYTPEQILANPTQALNFSNIPNICVTYKDGIIPGHKVGKGLPPTNRRQLAEQIALLLKNDWELIEDERFNYQINTKQSAQIFDLPKPDGTSWTMGIPKIKKAESEEQFKDRYDKFLKKQELERDKLKSKYNVSEEQFKARYEKLLIKQESERNTFHKKEDETDEEFKIRYDNLLEEFTEKLRSESKRLCEAIRNCIGKELTIEIWYINESTRDALIKAIWYCLGLKTATTGIHNFPDIDLTVTIRTQEIGKLAERLALSTDKTKKPTSKQREEAIKSRKAEVAKTVNQMQPVTGKVGVLVELYGENHWKPEWTDPLAAIRLGFVQEKIDRVSKFLVPEHEELKKEYEKTAKDKGRELNRHEQNEINRLQEELPQKAITSFLDLLRSLGVQIAPPRIVIPSAILPEPLTYVGLWLVNRTSKTSAHGKQQLIPVMVKMRSDSQTIEATFNGLSDWIPYDEALRKINSKGTSITGDNNELKKEIKGFIKRMLQTKELRGKDTLLLCDAQNIRRYWTWLQDTQISQDGIVFGTESPQMMSKLRVVRVRQDGETPEWYALHDQEKQKVKLFDNLLELEQISVATEGLFNTNSNERIFLSIGQKSNTMPKEKRDFSKLDKPQLHWSNPAILELVVACIQPKDEPWHWAVLTHELRRMALQYKDTLARPIVLHLAAQMGDYVLMVDEDSSEDE
- a CDS encoding PAP/fibrillin family protein: MIKDDATRLSLKTELLQRVEVLGLQQALFPSTEESIDEIVRQLESLNPTEHPLNPKHLPLLLGDWQLLYASRGTVVTRPLASLPNFGGGIKIKRVWQKLVASDAGNILASNSANFDLPLLGEWKVQADGVWIWATDEQTAKVSFSSFSVQATKPLGLSGWNLPELKIPVLEFLRNEAVWITSYLDEEMRVGRGATGNLFVFRRENYL
- a CDS encoding PIN domain-containing protein, with protein sequence MSKQYKIYLDACCLNRPFDDQTQSRIYLEAQAVLTILNQCQLATWKLINSSALIAELNQTPNLERLQNVKKLLDIAKIKVINSAFIENRAAELQKLGFSSYDAAHIASAERSQADVFLTTDDRLFKKAQKNSQLINVLINNPVQWLAFVIQAEESNDENPK
- a CDS encoding type I restriction enzyme endonuclease domain-containing protein, whose translation is MQTIRSKVTNDCTVKESVKTNLRRLVKRLLRKYDYLY
- a CDS encoding mevalonate kinase, producing the protein MRIFVPGRLCLFGEHSDWAGEYRRINPKIEKGYTLIVGTNQGIYADIKPNSTELIIRPCLNDGRHYEPLRLPMESHTLLCVAQKGGFFSYAAGTAYQFLTHYGVGGLEVDNYLTDLPIQKGLSSSAAFCVLMARAFNRLYDLKMTIREEMELAYQGERTTPSLCGRMDQACAYGNRPILMIFDGEQINIRELTVSKDLFFVIVDLGSSKDTQEILRRLNECYPVATNPIGENVQKYLGSISAEITQTAVEAIQLGDAQLLGALMTKAQAEFDQYVVPACPEELTAKKLHLLLNHEPLFPYIFGGKGVGSQGDGTAQLIVNSQESQTKAIEIIQRDFPQMQALQLTISR
- a CDS encoding four helix bundle protein, which gives rise to MEREAIKNHKDLRVYQTAFDAAMKIFEVSKKFLVEERYSLTDQIRRSSRSVCANFAEAWRKRRYEAAFVAKLNDCEAEAAETQTWIEFAVKCNYINVEIGRELYGTYNRVLSGLVTMINNPTPWLIKR
- a CDS encoding Nif11-like leader peptide family natural product precursor, translating into MTQQNAAQLLKAVKENQALKQRLKATENPEAFIKIAQESGYDFSKEELEREISKLSDEDLAAIINPGWGTRRHIHPR
- a CDS encoding tyrosine-type recombinase/integrase; this translates as MTPIHPENLSVLENSLALAIGEDFSLENDPDVIGQLIGDKRSLNTKREYQKDLKDFFLFVAKKEPSRDLVLEFLHLEQRHAVAVVLKYKAHLIKKKLAEATVNRRLSAIKSMVEMGRRLGVCNFHVDDVKGERVETYRDTTGISATDYAQVIALVDQNTLKGKRDYAILRLLWDNGLRRNEIVNLNVSDFNPKEKTLFILGKGKGSQKDILDLSDKTALAIADWIKASKKKRGDNPLFTVLAYHKNGARLTGEAMRRLVDGLCKEAGITKKMSPHRIRHSAITTVLDLNNGNYRATQRFSRHAQVQTVLKYDDNRQRLQKQMSDSISELI
- a CDS encoding DUF4365 domain-containing protein; its protein translation is MDINQQKEQFSITYVRAIAAVAGYSLYRPEVDNDSVDLGIVSRGGTGKILSPRLELQLKCTAREILEENYIKYPLNLKNYNDLKINALVPRILVVVLVPEKITDWIKQTEEELCLRYCAYWISLRGMPDTENTTNVTIEIPRSNQLTPDALQAIIQRISFGGLP